From the genome of Nasonia vitripennis strain AsymCx chromosome 1, Nvit_psr_1.1, whole genome shotgun sequence, one region includes:
- the LOC100114037 gene encoding ras-related protein Rab-3 isoform X2: MSKKEIKDSFFTLRTRMSRMLSIVDITTPISTNPMAGQDPKWQKDASDQNFDYMFKLLIIGNSSVGKTSFLFRYADDSFTSAFVSTVGIDFKVKTVFRNDKRVKLQIWDTAGQERYRTITTAYYRGAMGFILMYDITNEESFNSVQDWLTQIKTYSWDNAQIILVGNKCDMEDERVISFERGKQLAEHLKVQFFETSAKENTNVKAVFETLVDIICDKMSESLDNDPTLMAGGGGQNKGQRLTDQPTNPTDTNCNC, translated from the exons ATGTcgaagaaagaaataaaagaCTCATTTTTCACGCTGCGTACGCGGATGTCCCGAATGCTGTCGATCGTAGACATCACCACGCCAATATCAACGAATCCG ATGGCCGGACAGGATCCAAAATGGCAGAAGGACGCGTCGGATCAAAACTTCGACTACATGTTCAAGCTGTTGATAATCGGTAACTCGTCGGTCGGCAAGACATCTTTTCTCTTCCGTTATGCCGATGATTCCTTCACCTCGGCCTTCGTCTCGACTGTCGGCATCGACTTTAAAGTGAAGACAGTCTTCAGGAACGACAAGAGGGTCAAGCTCCAAATCTGG GACACGGCGGGCCAGGAGCGATATAGGACGATCACAACGGCCTATTATAGAGGAGCGATGGGCTTTATACTAATGTACGATATCACCAATGAAGAGTCCTTCAACTCGGTTCAAGATTGGCTTACGCAGATCAAAACCTATTCGTGGGACAACGCCCAAATAATCCTTGTGGGAAACAAGTGCGACATGGAGGACGAAAGGGTGATCAGTTTTGAACGGGGCAAACAACTGGCAGAACACTTAAAAGTGCAATTCTTTGAGACTTCGGCGAAGGAGAATACTAATGTCAAG GCGGTATTCGAAACTCTAGTGGATATAATTTGCGACAAGATGAGCGAATCCCTCGACAACGATCCAACTCTGATGGCGGGCGGCGGTGGACAGAATAAGGGCCAACGACTGACCGATCAACCAACCAATCCCACGGACACCAACTGCAATTGCTAA
- the LOC100114037 gene encoding ras-related protein Rab-3 isoform X3, with the protein MAGQDPKWQKDASDQNFDYMFKLLIIGNSSVGKTSFLFRYADDSFTSAFVSTVGIDFKVKTVFRNDKRVKLQIWDTAGQERYRTITTAYYRGAMGFILMYDITNEESFNSVQDWLTQIKTYSWDNAQIILVGNKCDMEDERVISFERGKQLAEHLKVQFFETSAKENTNVKAVFETLVDIICDKMSESLDNDPTLMAGGGGQNKGQRLTDQPTNPTDTNCNC; encoded by the exons ATGGCCGGACAGGATCCAAAATGGCAGAAGGACGCGTCGGATCAAAACTTCGACTACATGTTCAAGCTGTTGATAATCGGTAACTCGTCGGTCGGCAAGACATCTTTTCTCTTCCGTTATGCCGATGATTCCTTCACCTCGGCCTTCGTCTCGACTGTCGGCATCGACTTTAAAGTGAAGACAGTCTTCAGGAACGACAAGAGGGTCAAGCTCCAAATCTGG GACACGGCGGGCCAGGAGCGATATAGGACGATCACAACGGCCTATTATAGAGGAGCGATGGGCTTTATACTAATGTACGATATCACCAATGAAGAGTCCTTCAACTCGGTTCAAGATTGGCTTACGCAGATCAAAACCTATTCGTGGGACAACGCCCAAATAATCCTTGTGGGAAACAAGTGCGACATGGAGGACGAAAGGGTGATCAGTTTTGAACGGGGCAAACAACTGGCAGAACACTTAAAAGTGCAATTCTTTGAGACTTCGGCGAAGGAGAATACTAATGTCAAG GCGGTATTCGAAACTCTAGTGGATATAATTTGCGACAAGATGAGCGAATCCCTCGACAACGATCCAACTCTGATGGCGGGCGGCGGTGGACAGAATAAGGGCCAACGACTGACCGATCAACCAACCAATCCCACGGACACCAACTGCAATTGCTAA